In a genomic window of Candidatus Krumholzibacteriia bacterium:
- a CDS encoding Rrf2 family transcriptional regulator: MIHSTACEYAIRAMTYLAAFEPGQRVLARDVSAHEKIPGPFLGKIFQTLVRAGLLTSNKGPGGGFALARRPTEIALFDIYQAVDGTTYLDACAVGLARCSDETPCPLHDRWKPIRERIRQYLQSTSLADMAEATEKKRAAMPPKERH; the protein is encoded by the coding sequence ATGATTCACTCGACGGCATGTGAATATGCGATTCGTGCGATGACCTACCTCGCGGCATTCGAGCCCGGTCAACGGGTGCTCGCGCGCGATGTTTCAGCGCACGAGAAAATCCCCGGGCCGTTTCTCGGCAAGATCTTTCAGACACTGGTTCGCGCCGGGTTGCTCACCTCCAACAAGGGCCCCGGCGGCGGCTTCGCGCTCGCGCGTCGCCCCACTGAGATCGCACTGTTCGACATCTATCAGGCCGTCGACGGCACCACTTATCTCGACGCGTGCGCGGTGGGTCTCGCGCGCTGCTCCGACGAGACGCCGTGCCCGCTGCACGACCGTTGGAAACCGATCCGCGAACGGATCCGGCAGTACCTGCAGAGTACATCGCTCGCGGACATGGCGGAGGCAACCGAGAAGAAGCGCGCCGCCATGCCACCCAAAGAGCGTCACT